A window from Solanum stenotomum isolate F172 chromosome 5, ASM1918654v1, whole genome shotgun sequence encodes these proteins:
- the LOC125865443 gene encoding protein FAR1-RELATED SEQUENCE 8-like codes for MKSTSQNSQLNEVLNNVLGLDEDDSLLYQNDEHHEDSDDAYDGPESYLHSDDEDAISMLFEEMNQPEQEESISVSDGQEYEAEEECDEHKNTTNDDNLSDQQYIVGPVVGMVFCSVESLFTFYKEHSRLNGFGVLKKTSKKRGCEYARYISFTCDKSKKPTAKNYSKMVDCKCRVNCVKHNHDLQPSLSHFFDCHRKISNTLKRNLESHDIVEIRPAKSIRLLEVQAGGPDRIGCTPKDCRNYILQQRRMRTLSCDAATIQKFFTSMQMKDDEFFYVIHTENVGRLRNVVWVHTHCKYAYWEFSDVVCFDSTYLVNQWRMPFASFVGVNRHKQFILLGYAFLTSKDIETYKFVYSTWLTTMGNAPLTAILTDQCESIKAAIA; via the coding sequence atGAAATCGACTAGTCAGAATAGTCAATTAAACGAAGTATTGAATAATGTTTTGGGGTTAGATGAGGATGATAGTTTGTTGTACCAAAATGATGAACATCATGAAGATTCTGATGATGCATACGATGGGCCTGAATCATATTTGCACAGTGATGATGAAGATGCTATTAGCAtgctttttgaagaaatgaatcAACCGGAGCAAGAGGAATCAATAAGTGTTAGTGACGGACAGGAATATGAAGCTGAAGAAGAATGTGATGAACATAAAAATACAACCAATGATGATAATTTATCAGACCAACAATATATAGTAGGCCCTGTTGTAGGTATGGTCTTTTGTAGTGTTGAATctctttttacattttataaagaacatAGTCGTTTAAATGGTTTTGGAGTTCTTAAAAAGACTTCAAAAAAGAGAGGTTGTGAATACGCTAGGTATATCTCATTTACTTGTGATAAGAGTAAAAAACCAACTGCTAAGAATTATAGTAAAATGGTTGATTGCAAATGTAGAGTTAATTGTGTCAAGCACAACCATGATTTGCAACCATCTTTGTCACATTTTTTTGATTGCCATAGGAAAATAAGTAACACATTAAAACGAAACCTTGAATCCCATGACATCGTAGAAATTAGACCTGCCAAAAGCATTAGACTTTTAGAAGTACAAGCAGGTGGTCCTGATAGAATAGGATGCACCCCGAAAGATTGTCGAAACTACATTCTTCAACAACGCCGGATGAGGACATTGTCATGCGATGCTGCAACAATACAGAAATTCTTCACGTCAATGCAAATGAAGGAcgatgaatttttttatgtaattcaCACAGAGAATGTTGGTAGACTTCGCAACGTAGTGTGGGTTCACACACATTGTAAGTATGCGTATTGGGAGTTTAGTGATGTTGTTTGTTTCGATTCAACCTACTTGGTGAATCAATGGCGCATGCCATTTGCATCTTTTGTTGGTGTGAATCGACACAAACAGTTTATTCTTTTGGGTTACGCTTTTCTCACAAGTAAGGATATTGAGACATACAAATTTGTTTACTCGACTTGGCTGACAACAATGGGCAATGCACCTCTAACAGCTATCCTCACTGATCAATGTGAGAGTATCAAGGCAGCAATTGCATAG
- the LOC125865562 gene encoding TPR repeat-containing thioredoxin TTL1-like codes for MGSTPLADQMKNSLRFDEAKRHDDPRILKLGSTLRTRMSCSTTGSSGRSVSSSDTRKSGSGSGSSSSRVEIVPAGNICPSGKVITGMRSKPVRTVLSDNEMIPGMYGYGSITPAGATPKTRRVSGSGSPESSWRINSEELKVKGNENYKKGNFLEALYFYDKAIAISPGDGRLHCNRAAALMGLKRITEAVKECEEAIRLDPTYVRAHQRLGSLLLNLGQVENARKCLFSLDQIPEEAELHKLETVENHINKCSEARRLGDWTSVLKEADAATSRGAEASAQLFACQAEAHLKLHQLTDAELWMYKARMYEASVRAYKSKLFGMISEAYIFFVQAQIENTLGKFDNACAAIERAAQVDLQSAEVIGLLKNMRLVGRARSLGNELFKSGRYIEACSAYGEGLSRDSLNLILYCNRATCWYKLEQWEKSLDDCNHALLIQPQYTKALFQKAASNVKLERWADAVRDYEILRQELPYDRELAEFLFHCRVELKNSQGEDVHNMTFVRKVDLVLDLDKFHTAITSYVTSVILFKEASNEQCKRMSLVMDTLSTKYRSVSFLEVDVEQSPAIAAAENITTLPTFKMYKDCRYVMGLYIPNPKVLENMIRRYRH; via the exons ATGGGTTCTACCCCTTTAGCTGATCAGATGAAAAATTCTCTGAGGTTTGACGAAGCTAAGAGACATGACGATCCTCGAATACTCAAACTGGGTTCAACATTGAGGACTCGAATGAGTTGTAGTACTACAGGTTCATCGGGTCGGAGTGTGAGTTCTTCCGATACTAGAAAGTCGGGTTCGGGTTCGGGTTCGAGTTCATCTAGAGTTGAAATAGTTCCGGCCGGCAATATTTGCCCGTCCGGTAAAGTGATAACTGGGATGCGTAGTAAGCCTGTTAGGACTGTGTTAAGTGACAATGAGATGATACCCGGAATGTACGGGTACGGGAGCATAACGCCTGCCGGAGCTACTCCGAAAACCCGTCGGGTTTCCGGTAGTGGTTCGCCGGAATCCAGTTGGAGAATTAATTCGGAAGAATTGAAGGTGAAAGGGAATGAGAATTACAAGAAGGGTAATTTTTTAGAAGCGTTGTATTTTTATGACAAAGCTATAGCAATTTCTCCGGGCGATGGAAGATTGCATTGTAATCGAGCTGCTGCGTTAATGGGTCTTAAGCGAATAACGGAAGCAGTGAAAGAATGTGAAGAAGCCATTAGATTAGATCCAACATATGTTCGAGCACACCAGCGTTTAGGATCTTTGTTACTtaa TTTAGGACAAGTTGAAAATGCAAGGAAGTGTTTATTTTCGCTAGATCAGATACCAGAAGAAGCGGAGTTGCACAAGTTGGAAACAGTGGAGAACCATATCAATAAATGTAGTGAGGCTCGGAGACTTGGAGATTGGACGAGTGTGTTAAAAGAAGCTGATGCAGCAACTAGTCGTGGAGCTGAGGCATCTGCTCAG CTATTTGCATGTCAAGCGGAAGCTCATTTGAAGCTACATCAATTAACGGATGCTGAATTGTGGATGTATAAAGCTAGGATGTATGAGGCATCTGTGAGAGCATACAAGTCAAAACTTTTTGGGATGATATCTGAAGCATACATATTCTTTGTCCAAGCTCAGATTGAGAACACTCTTGGAAA GTTTGATAATGCGTGTGCTGCGATTGAAAGAGCTGCACAAGTTGATCTTCAAAGTGCTGAAGTTATTGGTTTACTCAAAAACATGAGGCTGGTGGGGCGAGCTCGTTCTCTTGGAAACGAGTTATTTAAATCTGGAAGATATATAGAAGCTTGCAGTGCTTATGGGGAAGGGCTGTCGCGTGATTCTTTGAATTTGATTCTCTACTGCAATAGAGCAACTTGCTGGTATAAACTTGAACAGTGGGAAAAATCTTTGGATGATTGCAACCATGCTCTACTTATCCAGCCACAATATACTAAAGCTCTTTTTCAAAAAGCTGCCTCAAATGTCAAG CTGGAAAGATGGGCTGACGCTGTGAGAGATTATGAGATTCTGAGGCAGGAGCTTCCATATGACAGAGAGCTTGCTGAATTTTTATTCCATTGCCGAGTTGAATTAAAGAATTCACAAGGAGAAGATGTTCACAATATGACATTTGTTCGCAAGGTGGACTTGGTTTTGGATCTTGACAAGTTCCACACTGCAATTACATCATATG TTACATCTGTGATCCTTTTTAAAGAAGCATCCAACGAACAATGCAAGCGGATGTCCTTAGTAATGGATACCTTAAGCACCAAATATCGTTCAGTAAGTTTTCTCGAG GTGGACGTGGAACAAAGCCCAGCGATCGCTGCAGCAGAGAACATTACAACACTACCTACATTTAAGATGTACAAGGATTGCAGATACGTGATGGGGTTGTATATCCCGAATCCAAAGGTGTTGGAGAATATGATTAGGCGTTACCGTCATTAG
- the LOC125865561 gene encoding TPR repeat-containing thioredoxin TTL1-like has product MSGSKKKSDSEKGSSSLADQMKNSMRFEEDDPRVLRLGSPVSTLRSRMSSSNTRSTSGSSASVSGRNVSSSTSSGSRKIKIIPAGNICPSGNVITGMRCKPERTVLNDNEMIPGMYGYGSIMPGGAMPKTRRASPESSGVAPSSKNNPEELNTQANEIYKKGNFAEALILYDKAIAISPGDGRFHCNRAAALMGLKRIIEAVKECEEAIRLSPTYVRAHQRLGSLLLCLGQVENAREHLFSLGQKPDQATLQKLQAVAEHISKCTDARRLEDWTTMLKEAEAATTSGADASPQLFACQAEAHLKLHQLKDAELWIYKARMYEPSATACQSKIFGMLSEAYIFFVQAQIDSTLGKFDDACTAIERAARIDLQSAEVTGKLKNMRLVGKTRTLGNEHFNSKKYAQACTAYGEGLLLDSSNSVLYYNRANCWFKLGEWENSLADSNHALLIRPHYTKALFRKAASNIKLERWADAVRDYEILRQELPNNEEVAENLSHARVELKKSRREGDGKVELVSDLEKFRAAIASGVSVVHFNELSNPECMWISSFMDTLSAKYRSVIFLKVDVKQSPAIATAEKITVVPAFKLYKNGSRKVDTVTATPGFLELLIKNTFIDPI; this is encoded by the exons atgtcggGTTCTAAAAAGAAGAGTGATTCTGAAAAGGGTTCAAGCTCATTAGCTGATCAGATGAAAAATTCTATGAGGTTTGAGGAAGACGATCCTCGAGTACTGAGACTGGGTTCACCTGTTTCAACATTGAGGAGTCGAATGAGTTCTAGTAATACAAGGAGCACTTCGGGTTCATCTGCATCGGTATCTGGTCGGAATGTGAGTTCTTCGACTTCTTCGGGTTCCcggaaaattaaaataattccCGCCGGGAATATTTGCCCGTCCGGTAACGTGATAACTGGGATGCGTTGTAAGCCTGAAAGGACTGTGTTAAATGACAATGAGATGATACCCGGGATGTATGGCTACGGAAGCATAATGCCTGGTGGTGCAATGCCGAAAACCCGTCGTGCTTCGCCGGAATCCAGTGGTGTTGCCCCCAGTTCAAAAAATAATCCGGAGGAGTTGAATACACAAGCGAATGAGATTTACAAGAAGGGTAATTTTGCAGAAGCGTTGATTCTTTATGATAAAGCTATAGCAATTTCTCCGGGCGATGGTAGATTTCATTGTAATCGTGCTGCTGCGTTAATGGGTCTTAAGCGAATAATCGAAGCAGTGAAGGAATGTGAAGAAGCCATTAGATTATCTCCAACATATGTTCGAGCACACCAGCGTTTGGGATCTTTGTTACTTTG TTTAGGACAGGTTGAAAATGCAAGGGAGCACTTATTTTCCCTGGGTCAGAAACCAGATCAAGCCACGTTGCAGAAGTTGCAGGCAGTGGCGGAACATATCAGCAAATGCACTGACGCCCGGAGACTTGAAGATTGGACGACTATGTTAAAAGAAGCTGAGGCAGCAACCACTTCTGGAGCTGATGCATCTCCTCAG CTATTTGCATGTCAAGCGGAAGCTCATTTGAAACTACACCAATTAAAGGATGCTGAATTGTGGATTTATAAAGCTAGGATGTATGAGCCATCTGCCACAGCATGCCAGTCAAAAATTTTTGGAATGCTCTCTGAAGCATACATATTCTTTGTCCAAGCTCAGATTGACAGCACTCTTGGAAA GTTTGATGATGCGTGTACTGCCATTGAAAGAGCTGCACGGATTGATCTTCAAAGTGCTGAAGTTACTGGTAAACTCAAAAACATGAGGCTGGTGGGTAAAACTCGTACTCTTGGCAACGAGcattttaattctaaaaaatatgCACAAGCTTGTACTGCTTATGGGGAAGGGCTCTTGCTTGATTCTTCAAATTCAGTTCTCTACTACAATAGAGCAAATTGCTGGTTTAAACTTGGAGAGTGGGAAAACTCTTTGGCTGATAGCAACCATGCTCTCCTTATCCGGCCACATTATACTAAAGCTCTTTTCCGAAAAGCTGCCTCAAATATCAAG CTGGAAAGATGGGCTGACGCTGTGAGAGATTATGAGATTCTGCGGCAGGAACTTCCAAATAACGAAGAGGTTGCTGAGAATTTATCCCATGCCCGAGTTGAATTAAAGAAGTCACGCAGAGAAGGTGATGGCAAGGTGGAGTTGGTTTCAGATCTTGAGAAGTTCCGGGCAGCGATTGCATCTG GTGTATCTGTGGTCCATTTTAATGAATTATCCAACCCAGAATGCATGTGGATCTCCTCATTCATGGATACCTTGAGCGCCAAATATCGTTCAGTAATTTTTCTCAAG GTGGATGTGAAACAGAGCCCAGCAATCGCTACAGCAGAGAAAATTACAGTAGTACCTGCATTTAAGCTTTACAAGAATGGCAGTCGTAAGGTGGATACAGTTACTGCAACTCCAGGTTTTTTGGAGTTGTTGATTAAGAACACCTTCATCGATCCCATCTAG